The nucleotide window tcccaatGATCCTTGTTCCAAACACTACACTTAACTTTTGTATTATCTTCTTGTCCCTTTGTCTTGTATACTGTCTGTTCCACATCTGAGTTCCAGACCTCTTGTTTTGGTGGCTCTTCTATGCCATCTCTATCACAATACCTTGTGCACTGTGTGTGCTGAAATAGGTCTAATGCTTAAGGGGAGATAATAGACAGTAAACAGGTAAATAGGCAAATGATATAACCTTAGTGGTTTTTCATGGAGAAAGCACGGTGATGTGGGTGACCCCGATATTTGAGCTGGCTTCTATTTGTTTGGAAGCCACTGACTCAGATTGCTCAGCTGAGAGCATTCCAGGTGAGAGAACAGCAAGGGCAAAGACCTGGAGGCTGGAAGGGGTTTGGTGTGTTGGAGGACAAGAGTCACACaggtggagagagaggagggaaggccCCTGATGGTAAACAGGAAGCTGTGTCATGCCTCACCAGCTTCCTAGGTTTCTGACAGCCGCACCTTCTCTTGCAGGAATCATCGGAGTCCTTCACCATGGCATCCAGCCCGGCCCAGCGTCGGCGAGgcaatgatcctctcacctccagccctggcCGAAGCTCCCGGCGTACTGATGccctcacctccagccctggCCGTGACCTTCCACCCTTTGAGGATGAGTCTGAGGGGCTCCTAGGCACAGAGGGGCccctggaggaagaagaggatggAGAGGAGCTCATTGGAGATGGCATGGAAAGGTAATTTCATTCAAGGCCCTGGACTCAGCAGGTAGTTTTGCAGAGAGCCCATTGTGTGTCTGGTGGCCTGGCTTTGGGAGCTGGGAGCAGATAAATCTGATGGCATTCTTGCCTTTGAGCACAGCTTGATCCAGGGTTCTGGGGAGACAGGTTTACAGAGCCATGACATAGGTCTCTTTAACTTACTGTATGTAACTTGGAAAGACTAGACCCTAAGCTGAGGATAAGCCCCAACTCCATAAGCACCCCAGAGAATGTAGGGGTCTCTAATCTGGAATACTCCAACTCAAAAAGACAGGAAGCAGGAAGCCCAGTGTTTCCCAGTAACTTTTCCAAGGAAAGGTGCATGGGGGAGGAGGGATCTGATAATTAAAGTTTTAGAGTcaatcagcaaacatttattgtacCTAATGTGCACCATGCCCTTTGTTAGGAATGGTCTTATTTATTAGTAAAcgtgttggccaggcgtggtggctcacacctgtaatcccagcactttgggaggctgaggtgggcggatcacctgaggtcaggagtttgaaaccagcctggttaacagggtgaaaccccgtctctactaaaaatacaaaaaattagctgggcatggtggtgcgtgcttgtagtcccagctacttgggaggctgaggcaggagaatcgcttcagcccaggaggcataggttgcagtgagctgagatgacaccactgcactccagcctgggcgacaagagcgaaactctgtctcagaaatacataaataaataaataggttatCAAGACTTAATGCTAGGAGAGTGGAGTAAGCTCTGTGCATAAGCAAGGCTAGATTTCTACTCCTGCCTttctctgcatttccagctggGATCTGGTAGATAACGTCAGTAGCGGAATTGTGTGAATGCCCAGGAGCCTCGTGGAGATGCTCCTTTTGTGCCTTTCCAGCCTTAGCGTGTGTGAGAGTACTGTGCAGGGCATCCTGCCGTCCCTAGGATGTCAGACAGCTGAGAGGCTTTCAAgggcactccagactggatgcATCTTTGCTATTATCAGTACGACCCCCAACGATGAGACTGCACGTGCTGTAGGCTGTAGAAGGAATGAGGAGTCTGGATAAATCTGCCCTGGACTTGGGGTCAGGGCATGGGTCCTGGACGGCTTCCCTGTTCTGCCTGGTGGAGTTGTTCAGGCCGGATGCCCCTCCTCTGCTGTGTCCCCTCCCTGTCTTGACCCTTTCTCTTTGCTTCTCTGAGAAGCAAAGAGAGAGGCCCTTGGCAGGGGGCTTCTGGGTAGAGGTATCTGAGGGATAGCTGAGCCcaattacatttgtttttgtggtttttcaaaaaaaaaaaaaaaaactttattgggCTATAGTTTTTTAGAGTTTACCCTTTGCAAAGATACAATTCAATGCAAATTCATGGTAAATTTCCTGAGTTACGCAGCCTTCACCACAATCCAGTGTGAGAACAGGGCCGCAGCCTTCACCACAATCCAGTGTGAGAACAGGGCCGTTGTCCCATTGAGGTCCCTCCAGCCTGCTTATAGTTCATTCTCAGTTCTTACCCAAACCCACAGGTAAGAATTAAAGACCTGTCTCTAGATTTTCCAATCTgatcatttcatataaattgaatcatattaTATATGCCCTTTTGTGGtgggcttttttctcttagtgtgGTTTTAAGGTCTTTCTCTGTTCTTGCATGTGcagcactccattcctttttgtggctgaatcaTATTTCTTTGTATGGAGATACCACatctattcatcagttgatggatgtTGGGTTCCTCAAGCCTTTTGGcgattatgaataatgttgctatgaacattcattacaggtcgtgttttttttttgtttgtttgtttttgagttttgctcttttgcttaggctgcagtgtagtggcacaatctcagctcactgcaacctccgcctcccaggttcaagcaattctcctgcctcaacctcccaagtagctgggatcacagacatttgccaccacaccggctaatttttctatttttagtagagacgcggtttcggttttagcatgttggccaggctggtcttgaacccctgacctcaggtgatccacctgcttcagcctcctaacgtgctgggattacaggtgtgagccaccacacccggcctgttacaggtttttatgtgaacagaTCTTTAATTCTGTTGGCTATGTAGGAGTGAGATTGTTGGTCTTGTGTTTAATcttctgaggaactgccagactgttttcaaaagcagctgcaccattttgcattcccaccagcaacacaCGAGGGTTCCACTCCTCCGTGTTCTTGCCAACATTGGTCTTTTTGATTCTGGCCATCCCTGCaggtgtgaagtggcatctcatccctgatggctaatgatgttgaacatctttttgtaCGCTTTGTTGgctatctgtgtatcttcttcagAGAAATCCTGGActcactttttaattgggttgcttggctttttattattgagttgtaagaggtTTTTTACGTATTCTGAATATAAGTCCTCTATCAGATATGTAATTTGCAGTTATTTTCTCCTCAATCTGGCTTATCTTTTTCGtggttttaatgttttcttttgaggtgcaaaagttttgaaatttgatgaagtccagtttaactttttttttttttttttttaatgaaccaaTTAGAAGTTTGCTGAGGGCATTTTGTGTGACTTGAGATCCAGGGAGAATTGGACTGATACGTTTTCCCCGAAAACATGGAAGGAATCATACCTGGTCAACTCTGATATCTGCCTGGCTGGGTTCTGCTTGGGGCATCAACGGCATAAAAAGATTTGTTCTGACAGTAGTTTGACAACGTTTATTGCAGAAAAATAGGAGCAGTTTCTCTCATCACCATTTAACCTGAAAAAAGGAGAATTCAAGGGGATTGTCTTGGGGAGGCAGTATGGCATGGGGGAAGGAGCTCTGGGCTTGGACTATATTTTGACACCCAGGTCTACAGAGCGACCATAGGCAAAAATCACATCTTCCCCTCAACTACCCATTTCCTCATCCTTCAGATGGAATGACAGTGTCTCCCTCTCAGGGAAGAGAGCACTGCAGGGAAGAGAGCACAGTGCTTTGCACTCGCTGGGTGCCTTATTAAGGCATTACTTCTCTTCAGTATCTGAAGGAAGATAATATGGAAAATGTGTGTCTGATGGTTTTGGAATAGTTCAAAGGGTTGAGACAGTGGGTGGCCATTTCAGAGGGCTGGTTTGGCTGACTGTAGAAGCCAGGACATCAGGTTGTTGAAGACGGCATAATCAGAGATGGGGAAAGTACAGGGAGAATTCCAGCCCTCACAGGGAGTTGGGTCAGCTCTCTGAAGCCTTTTGGTCTAATGTTTTGTGGTTCCTttaattatcttttcttattGGGCACATAGAAGCTGTCTGGAGATCTACCTCCCGTTttgtaattgtggtaaaatatgcataacaaaatttacctttttttttttgagacagagtctcactctgttgccaggctggagtgcagtggtgcgatctcggctcactgcaacctccgactccctggttcaagtgattctcctgcctcagcctcccaagtagctgggactacaggcgcccaccacccgcacccagctaatttttgtatttttagtagagacggggtttcaccgtgttagccaggatggtctcaatattctggccttgtgatccacccactttggcctcccaaagtgctgggattacaggcatgagctactgcccAGGcccaaaatttaccatcttaaccttttttgtttgtttgtttgtttgtttgagatggagtttcactcttgttgcccaggctggagtgcagtggtgctatctcggctcactgcaacctctgcctccctggttcaaagtgctaggattacaggcataagccaccgcgcccagcccttttgtttgtttctttgtttgtttgttttgttttgttttgtttgcttgttttttgagacagggtcttagtctgtcacccaggctggaatgcagtggcacgaatgtggctcactgcagccttgaactcctgcgctcaagcaatcctcccacctcagcctcctgagtagctaggactataggcatgtgccaccaggcctaggttattttctttttttctttttgtttttttgagacggagtctcgctctgtcaccaccaggctggagtgcagtggcacaatctctgctcactgcaacctctgcctcccaggttcaagcgattctcctgcctcagcctctcgagtagctaggactagaggcgcatgccactacgcccagctaatttttgtatttttagcagagatggtgttttaccatgttcgccaggatggtctcaatctcttgacctcgtgattcatccacctcggcctcccaaattgctgggattacaggcatgagccaccgtgcctggccattttctatttttatacagatggggtctcactatgttaaggctgttcttgaactcctgggctcaagtgatcctcctgccttggcctcccaaagtgctgggattataggcatgagccaccacgcccagccatcttAACCATTCTTATGTGTGtggttcagtggcattaagtacattcatattgttgtgcagccatcaccgcCATCCATCCACAAAAGTCTTTTAAGTTTGAAAACTGAAACTGTCTCggttaaacactaactccccattcttCCCAGCACCTAGCaaccatcattttactttctgtttctgtgaatttgaccGCTCAGTGAGTGGAACCATACAGgatttgtccttttgtgcctgtcttctttcactcagaatcatgtcctcaaggttcatccatgtgccAGCAcgtggcagaatttccttctattttaagGCTGCATCATCCATCATATGGACAGATCATGTTTTGTTCATCCATTGGAGATCTTTTCTGAGCCTTCTGTGTTTCTGACCTGGAAGTGCTGAGCCTACCCACATTGGGGCTCCTGAACCTTAGGGAACAGGCCCAGTTCCTGGATGGGGTTTGGTGCTTCGGGTTTTTCTTTTCGGCAGTAACCACATCTGTTTTGGTGCTCCCTCAGAGACTACCGCGCCATCCCAGAGCTGGACGCCTATGAGGCCGAGGGACTGGCTCTGGATGATGAGGACGTAGAGGAGCTGACGGCCAGTCAGAGGGAGGCAGCAGAGCGGGCCATGCGGCAGCGCGACCGGGAGGCTGGCCGGGGCCTGGGCCGCATGCGCCGTGGGCTCCTGTATGGTAGGTCCAGTTGTCTGCCTGCCCGAGGGGCTGGGAAGCTGGGAAGGAGTCTGGGAGGGGGGTAGAAGGTGCTGGGGATGACTGCAGTAGCAGGTGTCTCTTGCCTCCCCAGACAGTGATGAGGAGGACGAGGAGCGCCCTGCCCGCAAGCGCCGCCAGGTGGAGCGGGCCACGGAGGACGGCGAGGAGGACGAGGAGATGATCGAGAGCATCGAGAACCTGGAGGACCTCAAAGGCCACTCTGTGCGCGAGTGGGTGAGCATGGCGGGCCCCCGGCTGGAGATCCACCACCGCTTCAAGAACTTCCTGCGCACTCACGTCGACAGCCATGGCCACAACGTCTTCAAGGAGCGCATCAGCGACATGTGCAAAGGTGTGGCTTCCCTACGCCCCCGCCTCAGCCCCTGTAGCGCCTCCATAAATCCTCCCCAGAAAGTTGTCCAAGCCGAGTGAACACGTGAAGCACAGGGCATGTGGCTGAGAGGTCTGTCAGAGAAACCAAAAGTATTGAGTTTTGCACCAGGACTCTCCTGCTGGCTGTGCAGTGACCACATCTGGGCCACCAAAGCGTTTTTTGACAGGCTTGAAAATGGAcagattttatataaaaatctggATTACTACTTTGATCTTTGTAATAGgaattgactcttttttttttttgagacggagttttgttcttgtttcccaggctggagtgcaatggcacggtctcggctcactgcaacctccgcagttcaagcaattctcatgcctcagcctcccgagtagctggaattacaggcatgcgccaccatgcttgactaattttttatttttagtagagaaggggtttctccatgttggtcagactggtctcgaactcccgacctcaggtgatttacccgccttggcctcccagtgttgggattacaggcatgagccaccgtccccagccAGGAATTGACTTTTAAAAGGGACATGTAGATCTTGATTCCTGCAATTCCTTCCACTGCTTTTTGTTCTGTGTTTGACATCTTCTTCCTGGCTCTTGTAAGGCATTTCATGTTTGTAGCTGTGTAGGCACTCTGCTCATATTTAATTTAACCCCCCAGCAACTTTGTACACTGTGTGACAAGCCCATTTTACGGAGTGGGGAGTTGAAGCTCAGGCTATGTCACAGCTGGAGTGTGGTAGACCTAGAAGTGAAAGCTGGGGTTTCTAGGTCAAAGTCAGTGGTTGAGGTGGGTAGGCCTTGCTTCTCACACAGGCATTGTTGCAGCCCAGCCCGGGCCTCATGCTTAGTTAACTCTCTTCCCACCATGCCCACCTCTAGAGAACCGTGAGAGCCTGGTGGTGAACTATGAGGACTTGGCAGCCAGGGAGCACGTGCTGGCCTACTTCCTGCCTGAGGCACCAGCAGAGCTGCTGCAGATCTTTGACGAGGCTGCCCTGGAGGTGGTACTGGCCATGTACCCCAAGTATGACCGCATCACCAACCATATCCATGTCCGCATCTCCCACCTGCCTCTGGTGGAGGAGCTGCGCTCACTGAGGTGAGCTGAGGGCAGGTGAGGATGGCAGGTCCGAGCTCAGTGCTGGGTGACTCGGTCATGATTCCTGAAGAGCGATTGCggtgtgggtggggagggtgcaGCCAGCAGCATCCTCATCGCAGGTGAGTTGTGGTTGCACAGGAGTGTGATGAGAGGGATCTTCCccgggctgggggctgggcccaATTTCCAGGACACTGTGTTGGGACACTCTCATCTGCAGCCTGGCCTCACCCTGCCTCACGGCTTCTGACGCACCCTCTGCCTCCGCAGGCAGCTGCATTTGAACCAGCTGATCCGCACCAGTGGGGTGGTGACCAGCTGCACTGGCGTCCTGCCCCAGCTCAGCATGGTCAAGTACAACTGCAACAAGTGCAATTTCGTCCTGGGTCCTTTCTGCCAGTCCCAGAACCAGGAGGTGAAACCAGGCTCCTGTCCTGAGTGCCAGTCGGCCGGCCCCTTTGAGGTCAACATGGAAGAGGTGAGAGAGGACACAGGGCCTGCTGCCAGCTGTCCTTAGGGGTGCCCAGTATGCAGGGCCTGACTGGCCTCTCAGGCTGTGGAAGACCAGTGTGGGCAGCCGCAAGAAGCAAGATAGAATTGTGTGTTGGCCACACCCTGGGGTGGACCCAATCTGTCTGGCCAGTGGGCTTAGTTTGGCCCACACGACGTTTTTAGGAATTCAGGTCAATATTTAAGTCAGGCGATTTTGTTTAAACAATACAAGTTTATGGCTCCTCTTGAAACATGGGAAGGTCTGGCAAACAGGGTCCACTTCTTGCCAGGTCACTCCTTCAGGATGTGTGCTTACCAGTCTCCATGGCGCCGTCACTCATGTGGGGCGGCTGCAGTCCCATTGGGACTTCCCCTCAGCTTGTTTCTGGGACCTGCCTGGCTCACGTGGGGTCCCTGGACCATACCAACCTCCTGCACCATATTCAGGAGACGCTGCCAAAGCCTCTGGTGTTAAGATCTTAGGCACATGTAATGTGCCTTTGTACTTGAGCGTCCCTGTAAATGGGCTCGTCGCCATCCCTGTGGTGGCGCCCAGGCCCCTTGACTGCCCTGCTGCTGTGGCTGTTGGCTGTCCTCTTCTCACCGCTCTGCAGTTCTGAGAACTGTCCCAGCTGGAGCCACCTGGCCAGAAAATGCCTCAGAGGTTCCACCTGTGGCCATCTACAGCCAAAGGCTGACTGGTCTCGGGTGGGGCAGCTGCAGGCCAGATGCTGGCTGAGCCACATCTTTGCTCACTCTTCCCATGCCCTGTCTGTCTCCCTCAGGCCTTGCTTCTAGGGACCTGAGATAGTACCTGGTAGAGGGTTAACAGTACAGCTATCATTCATGGAGTACTTACCAGTGCCAGGTGGTGGGTGGTTTATTACCTGGTCCTTTTTCACAGCTCGTGAGGCAGGAACTGTTATGGCCCCACTTTGCCGAGTGTTTAGAGAACTGGCTGAGGTCACCCAGCCAGAATGTGTGTCAGAGGTCCACAGCTCAGGCATCCTGATCTAGAGCATATGCTTTTAACTGCAGTGCCGTGTTGTGAGATAATGAGTACGAAATGACATGGCACAGTGCTGGCCTGTGATACTTGACAGTGACAGCCAAAACTTCCTGTAACTTAACATTTATCAGATGCTGGATTAGGTTGATATATGTATGACTTGCTTTAATTCTTATTGTGAGGTTGCGGAGAAGGCACAGAGAGAGGAAGTctcttgcccaagatcacacagcttagACAcagaacccaggcagcctggttCCAGCATCGGTACTCAAGACAGCTCAGCTGTACAGCATAGAGCAGGTGCTGAGTCTGGCAGTCAGACGGCATCCCAGAGGGATGGTGTGGCAGGAGTGGGGACTGTCCACTGATGTGCTGAGTCACCATGAACTCATTCCTTGCTGTCTTTGGCTCTCCATTTGCCACTCAGGACTCGGAATCCTGCCTGTTCTCCCTCCTGGTTGGGGGTCAAAGTTAGGTGACATAGTAagtcagtgctttgaggccttctgtgTGTCCCTCGCAGACCATCTATCAGAACTACCAGCGTATCCGAATCCAGGAGAGTCCAGGCAAAGTGGCGGCTGGCCGGCTGCCCCGCTCCAAGGACGCCATTCTCCTTGCGGATCTGGTGGACAGCTGCAAGCCAGGAGACGAGATAGTAAGTGGCCAGGGGCAGGCTGGGAGGGAGCCAAGTTGCAGAGGGAATTGGCAGAAGCAGTTGTGGCTGGGCCGGTGGGGGTGTCTATGGTCGCAGGGGCACTCGGGCTAGGATCTGTTTTTGCATGGCTGAGGCAAAGAAATTTCTTGTGGTGGATGGGTTGTTGGAATGGTGGGTTTAGGAGGGGTTTTACTGAGTTACTTATCTTGGTGTCTGTAGTGTGGAGCACTTGCAATAGAAGAAATTGGAGGAAGGCAGCACGGAGGTGGGCACCCACTCCACCTGTGGCCCCTGGGTTAGGCTCTGACTTCTTGGCCCCTCCCTTTCCCCAGGAGCTGACTGGCATCTATCACAACAACTATGATGGCTCCCTCAACACTGCCAATGGCTTCCCTGTCTTTGCCACTGTCATCCTAGCCAACCACGTGGCCAAGAAGGACAACAAGGTTGCTGTAGGGGAACTGACCGATGAAGATGTGAAGATGATCACTAGCCTCTCCAAGGATCAGCAGATCGGGGAGAAGGCAGGTggaaggcaggggcaggggctgtCAGGATGCTTTGAGAGGATATGGAGGGTTGCTGGGGCTGTGGTAGGCACCTAGGGCTCACTGGGCAAACCTTGCCTTATTCCCCTGGAGCTCAGTAGGCTTGCCTGGAGGCCCCGTGCTCCAGGGGAAGAGGTAAACTCGCATTGGGGATGGGTGAACCTGGCTCTGGCTCCACCATGGGCCAGCGAGGTAGTGGGATAACTTGGATGACCTCTCTGAGTCTGTGTGGTGGGGAGGAGTCCCCTGCTGAGGACAGGGTTGCGACGAGAAGAGCTCTTCCTTTAGCAGATCATTTCAAGCTGTGGTTTGAAACTGGAACAGAGGCAGGGCAATAGGATAGCTTGTGTCATGAGGGATTCCTAGGGATCCAGCTGTGGccaacgggaatttcttcagaaaAACAACCCAGAatggtggtgttttttgttttttttgtaatagagatggggtctcactatgttgtccaggctggtctcaaactcctggctcaagatCCTCTcacattggcttcccaaagtgctgggcttacaggtgtgagcccttgTGCCCACGCAGTTGGGCAGTTGGTTTTTAGTGTAGACATTCTTACTGAAGGATGAGGAGATGGGGATTTATGTTACAGAAATATGGATTACTTAAACACAACGTTAAATTTCTGTTGATAAAAATCCTTTGCTGTTTCTCCCACAGTACCTCCATCCTGCCCCCAGAGCACCGTGTGTTCTCAAGCTCACTGctctcccctttctcttccttccttcctctgtttctcagtcaacttcctttttccttttttttttgagatggagtctctctgtcacccaggctggagtgcagtggcatgatctcagctcactgcaacctctgcctcctgggttcaagcgattctcctgagtagctgggattacaggcacacatcaccgcACCTgacgaatttttgtatttttagtagagatgggtttcaccatgttagccaggctggtctcgaactcctgacctcaggtgatccgcttgcctcagcctcccaaagtgctgggattataggcgtgaggcaccacgcccggccttcaaGTCAACTTGAAGTTCAGTTTTTAATGCAGAGCAGTTTAGTTTGCCCTTTAGCCTCCACTCTTCTGCCTTCTGGCAACAAAATTCAGTTACCATTTGGCTTCTTCAGTGAACTGGGTGATTTCCTTCTGACGTATGTAAACCCCCCAGGGACAGGAGCCATCACTGGCTTAAtcacctctgtctccagggcctggctgcaggaGGCTCTGAGTAATTTTGAAGGAATGGATGGTGGGGTAAGGAGAGCTGTGTCCAGGCTGCAGGTTAGCTGCTTTGTTTTGGTTGTTTCTCTCCATCCACCTTCCCCTGAAGCCTGTGGAGCCCCTTTTCTTGGTTCCTCTGAGGCACGGCTATGGTTGCCCCTTCCTTGTCCTCCTCACCCATCACATTTACCCATGTCTGCCTGCCACTTAATATTCCTACACATGCGTGGTttgttctgttcctttctttacTCCTTGAGGCATGTTCTCCAAGTAGGCAGGGTAGTTTTGTGTCTCAGTTCCTTTTCTCAAGTGTATTGCGTGTCTTTGCATCCACCATGAGAAGCTGCTGCAGGCTAGACGCAAACCCGGAAGGGGCGAAGCATCCAGCATTTGTGGGCTTATACGTTACTGTCATTGTTCAGGAAAGCTCCAGAAATGCACCCCTGGCAGAGGCTGGTATTGGTGCCATTCCTTCCCAGCTCTTGGCCATCTAACCTAGTCTGCGAAGATTTGGGGTTCCCATAGGAGAGGTGGGTGTTTCTCAGCCTCAGGAAACCAGGAGCTTCAGTTCAGCCAACACACATTCATTCCTGGAAGACCTCCTAGGGCCAAGTTCTAGGGATACAATGGTGAGTAAGTCAGACATGACCCTTGCCCTCAGAGCTCATATTTTACTAGGGTTCCCAATAATAGCAAATAGACAAGATCTTTTCATATAGTTTTACATGCGAGGAAGACAGTCACACAGGCAAAGAAAGCCAGGACCTCCCAGCCTTCTACCCTCACCACCTGCAGAGGCTCATGAGTGCTACCACGGTGGACACCTTTGCAGAATTTCATCCAGATGTTTGACCAGTTTCTTCAGGCTTGGGTGGACTTGGCCCTGCTGGAGTCTTGCAGTCCCTAAGCAGCCGGGCCACCTGTGTCCCACATGCTTATCTGCGTCTGTGCCTACCACGCCAAAGGAGCTGCATGCTTCAGGAACTCTCTTCTGGCACCTTCTCTTCCTTTGCCTTG belongs to Pongo pygmaeus isolate AG05252 chromosome 2, NHGRI_mPonPyg2-v2.0_pri, whole genome shotgun sequence and includes:
- the MCM2 gene encoding DNA replication licensing factor MCM2 yields the protein MAESSESFTMASSPAQRRRGNDPLTSSPGRSSRRTDALTSSPGRDLPPFEDESEGLLGTEGPLEEEEDGEELIGDGMERDYRAIPELDAYEAEGLALDDEDVEELTASQREAAERAMRQRDREAGRGLGRMRRGLLYDSDEEDEERPARKRRQVERATEDGEEDEEMIESIENLEDLKGHSVREWVSMAGPRLEIHHRFKNFLRTHVDSHGHNVFKERISDMCKENRESLVVNYEDLAAREHVLAYFLPEAPAELLQIFDEAALEVVLAMYPKYDRITNHIHVRISHLPLVEELRSLRQLHLNQLIRTSGVVTSCTGVLPQLSMVKYNCNKCNFVLGPFCQSQNQEVKPGSCPECQSAGPFEVNMEETIYQNYQRIRIQESPGKVAAGRLPRSKDAILLADLVDSCKPGDEIELTGIYHNNYDGSLNTANGFPVFATVILANHVAKKDNKVAVGELTDEDVKMITSLSKDQQIGEKIFASIAPSIYGHEDIKRGLALALFGGEPKNPGGKHKVRGDINVLLCGDPGTAKSQFLKYIEKVSSRAIFTTGQGASAVGLTAYVQRHPVSREWTLEAGALVLADRGVCLIDEFDKMNDQDRTSIHEAMEQQSISISKAGIVTSLQARCTVIAAANPIGGRYDPSLTFSENVDLTEPIISRFDILCVVRDTVDPVQDEMLARFVVGSHVRHHPSNKEEEGLANGSAAEPAMPNTYGVEPLPQEVLKKYIIYAKERVHPKLNQMDQDKVAKMYSDLRKESMATGSIPITVRHIESMIRMAEAHARIHLRDYVIEDDVNMAIRVMLESFIDTQKFSVMRSMRKTFARYLSFRRDNNELLLFILKQLVAEQVTYQRNRFGAQQDTIEVPEKDLVDKARQINIHNLSAFYDSELFRMNKFSHDLKRKMILQQF